From Martelella sp. AD-3, a single genomic window includes:
- a CDS encoding TRAP transporter large permease subunit, with amino-acid sequence MAFDAFFVFALFSVFTVLLFSGYPVAFVLGGVGVLFALLGSFLEPFSIDADMASARMIGFVANRVFDTISSYSLIPISMFILMGLMLEHSGIAERLLRTLHRVMGPTPGGLAIAVVLIGVVLAASTGIIGASVVLLATIAIPPMFASGYNKRLSLGVVSATGCLGILIPPSIMLVVMGDQLQIPVGDLFRGAMLPGVLLAAAYIVYIVIVATIRPGSAPAVIETEKTNLLPLLKELAAALIAPLLLVLMVLGSIVFGVATPTEASGLGAAGATLLALSQRRLSWADFLKVCQKSALSTAFLFALIFGASCFSVVLRGYGGDEVIAEILQSVPLPMAGKLALIIAILFMLGFFLDWMEIILIIAPLVLPVLIDLGYNPVWVAILMAICLQTSFLTPPVGMALFYLKNAVKDVRIRDIYMGVIPFVAIQLATLLLVALWPALVLWQFD; translated from the coding sequence ATGGCATTCGACGCTTTCTTCGTCTTCGCGCTTTTCTCCGTATTCACCGTGCTGTTGTTTTCGGGCTACCCCGTCGCCTTCGTGCTGGGCGGCGTCGGCGTGCTGTTTGCGCTGCTGGGCTCGTTCCTCGAACCGTTCAGCATCGATGCCGACATGGCGTCAGCGCGCATGATCGGCTTCGTCGCCAACCGCGTGTTCGACACGATTTCCAGCTATTCGCTGATACCGATCTCGATGTTCATCCTGATGGGGCTGATGCTGGAGCATTCCGGCATCGCCGAGCGGTTGCTCAGAACACTCCACCGCGTCATGGGGCCGACGCCGGGCGGCCTTGCCATCGCCGTGGTGCTGATCGGCGTGGTGCTCGCCGCTTCCACCGGCATTATCGGCGCATCCGTCGTGTTGCTCGCCACCATCGCGATCCCGCCAATGTTCGCCTCCGGCTACAACAAGCGGCTGAGCCTCGGGGTCGTCAGCGCCACCGGCTGCCTCGGCATCCTGATCCCGCCCTCGATCATGCTCGTGGTGATGGGCGACCAGCTGCAGATCCCCGTCGGCGATCTGTTTCGCGGGGCGATGCTGCCGGGCGTGCTCCTCGCCGCCGCCTATATCGTCTACATCGTGATCGTTGCGACAATCCGGCCGGGCAGCGCGCCTGCGGTCATCGAAACGGAAAAGACCAACCTCCTGCCCTTGCTGAAGGAACTCGCGGCAGCTCTGATCGCGCCGCTGCTGCTGGTGCTGATGGTGCTCGGCTCGATCGTGTTCGGCGTTGCAACACCAACGGAAGCCTCCGGCCTTGGCGCTGCGGGCGCGACACTGCTCGCGCTTTCGCAACGCCGGCTGAGCTGGGCGGATTTTCTCAAGGTCTGCCAGAAGAGCGCGCTCTCGACGGCCTTCCTGTTTGCCCTGATTTTCGGCGCCTCGTGCTTTTCGGTGGTGCTGAGGGGCTATGGCGGCGACGAGGTGATTGCCGAAATCCTGCAGAGCGTGCCGCTGCCGATGGCCGGCAAGCTCGCCCTGATCATTGCCATCCTGTTCATGCTGGGCTTCTTCCTCGACTGGATGGAGATCATCCTGATCATCGCGCCGCTGGTGCTGCCGGTCCTTATCGACCTCGGCTACAATCCCGTCTGGGTCGCGATCCTGATGGCGATCTGCCTGCAGACCTCGTTCCTGACGCCGCCGGTCGGCATGGCGCTGTTCTACCTCAAGAACGCGGTGAAGGACGTCCGGATCCGCGACATCTACATGGGCGTGATCCCCTTCGTCGCGATCCAGCTCGCAACGCTCCTTCTCGTCGCGCTGTGGCCAGCGCTGGTGCTGTGGCAATTCGATTGA
- a CDS encoding TRAP transporter substrate-binding protein: MSSAAKAIALAGALVGITTVCGAAAADTVRLDIQSAWPLTMPASGTNAEFLGEQLNAASGGAFRVKVYSAGKLVPPLQIFDAVQQGTLDAGYTSPLYVAGRFPAVQLFGGVPFGPDAITYTGWLYDGGGREIWSDIYEKQGVVTIPCGLMDSESGGWYNFRIESIDDFKGKKLRFAGLAGEVLAKHGASVVLLSGGDIYPSLEKGIIDGTELSMPAIDETLGLEDVAKYYYLPGWHQPAAMNELIINKRKWDEMDDSAHALIEDMCLATNMRSIISTVVSNAEAVSKFEEKGTEIMTFPPAVLDVLEATTADVMAEQAESDPDFKRVWDSLQAYRDQAAPWADRRSN, translated from the coding sequence ATGTCATCAGCAGCAAAAGCCATTGCGCTCGCGGGCGCACTTGTAGGCATAACCACTGTCTGCGGAGCGGCTGCGGCCGACACCGTCAGGCTCGACATCCAGAGCGCGTGGCCGCTGACAATGCCGGCCAGCGGCACCAATGCCGAATTCCTCGGCGAACAGCTCAACGCCGCATCCGGCGGCGCCTTCAGGGTCAAGGTCTATTCCGCCGGCAAGCTTGTGCCGCCGCTTCAGATTTTCGACGCCGTCCAGCAGGGCACGCTCGATGCGGGCTATACCTCGCCGCTTTATGTGGCCGGCCGCTTCCCCGCCGTGCAGCTTTTCGGCGGCGTGCCCTTCGGGCCGGACGCCATCACCTATACCGGCTGGCTCTATGACGGCGGCGGCCGGGAAATCTGGAGCGATATCTACGAAAAGCAGGGCGTCGTCACCATCCCCTGTGGTCTGATGGATAGCGAATCCGGCGGCTGGTACAATTTCAGGATCGAAAGCATCGACGATTTCAAGGGCAAGAAGCTGCGCTTCGCCGGTCTCGCCGGCGAGGTTCTGGCCAAGCATGGCGCATCGGTCGTTCTCTTAAGCGGCGGCGACATCTACCCGAGCCTTGAGAAGGGCATCATCGACGGAACCGAGCTTTCCATGCCCGCGATCGACGAGACGCTCGGCCTTGAGGACGTGGCGAAATACTATTACCTGCCCGGCTGGCACCAGCCGGCAGCGATGAACGAGCTGATCATCAACAAGCGCAAATGGGATGAAATGGACGACAGCGCCCATGCGCTGATCGAAGACATGTGCCTTGCCACCAATATGCGATCGATCATTTCGACGGTGGTGAGCAATGCCGAGGCAGTTTCGAAATTCGAGGAAAAGGGCACGGAGATCATGACTTTCCCGCCCGCCGTTCTGGACGTTCTGGAGGCCACGACCGCCGACGTCATGGCGGAACAGGCGGAAAGCGACCCGGATTTCAAGCGGGTCTGGGATTCGCTTCAGGCCTATCGCGATCAGGCGGCCCCCTGGGCCGACCGCCGGTCGAACTGA
- a CDS encoding AraC family transcriptional regulator produces MNSTKLSTGSSRAVTYIRVSAFTPLMDTLLKSHVFLPPLLARHSISMRELKDPYALIPLHRYVAFLEDAAEAAGDPAFAARLGAHFKPADMGPMGILFSLAPTIRIAFERISKYVNALQSATNSGLAEDDGAIVWHYRISDRTIWPRRQDAEYSLAASCQLVRSCFSTSLNPLEVHFEHEIPEDTGPLARLFRAPIFFGQANNRLIYSVEDADRVYRSEDTQLTMILEHHLNDLIGEVEAQEAFSDKVRLLIQLYMGRRPVTTRFLAEELGISVRSLQRQLGAEGLCVRQLMREHRAELATGLLEQSGTSVSDVAQALGYADSAVFSRAFKQWTGAPPRMSARASNSPSRQPGPDD; encoded by the coding sequence ATGAACAGCACGAAACTCAGCACCGGGAGCAGCCGCGCCGTCACCTATATCAGGGTGTCGGCCTTTACGCCGTTGATGGACACGCTGCTGAAGTCGCATGTGTTCCTGCCGCCGCTTCTGGCGCGCCACAGTATCTCGATGCGCGAGCTGAAAGACCCCTACGCCCTGATCCCGCTTCACCGTTATGTCGCCTTTCTCGAGGACGCCGCGGAGGCGGCGGGCGATCCGGCCTTCGCGGCAAGGCTCGGCGCCCATTTCAAGCCCGCCGATATGGGGCCGATGGGCATATTGTTCTCGCTCGCGCCGACGATCCGGATCGCATTCGAACGCATTTCGAAATATGTGAACGCCCTGCAGAGCGCGACGAATTCGGGGCTGGCGGAAGATGACGGAGCGATCGTATGGCACTACCGGATTTCGGACCGGACGATATGGCCGAGGCGGCAGGATGCGGAGTATTCGCTGGCTGCATCCTGCCAGCTCGTGCGCAGCTGTTTCAGCACCAGTTTGAACCCGCTGGAAGTGCATTTCGAGCACGAAATCCCCGAGGATACAGGCCCTCTGGCCCGGCTGTTCCGCGCGCCGATCTTTTTCGGCCAGGCCAACAACCGCCTCATCTATTCCGTGGAAGACGCCGACCGGGTCTATCGCAGCGAGGACACGCAGCTCACCATGATCCTCGAACACCATCTCAATGATCTGATCGGCGAGGTCGAGGCGCAAGAGGCATTTTCCGACAAGGTGCGCCTGCTGATCCAGCTCTATATGGGACGACGGCCCGTCACCACGCGCTTCCTGGCCGAGGAGCTCGGCATTTCCGTGCGCAGCCTGCAACGCCAGCTCGGGGCGGAAGGCCTCTGCGTCCGCCAGCTCATGCGCGAACACCGCGCGGAGCTGGCTACCGGCCTGCTTGAACAGTCCGGCACAAGCGTTTCCGATGTCGCGCAGGCGCTCGGCTATGCCGACAGCGCGGTGTTCTCCCGCGCCTTCAAGCAATGGACGGGCGCGCCGCCGCGCATGTCCGCACGCGCATCGAATTCCCCTTCAAGACAGCCCGGCCCGGACGACTGA
- a CDS encoding APC family permease — MSVASSEPTPDGRLARNSVGIAHIVFFVVAAAAPLTAVVGATPPAFAFGNGAGVPGAFVLAGLLYLVFSMGFTAMSRHIGGAGAFYTYITHGIGKPAGVGGAFMALLTYSAVQIAVYGLLGLFTEGAVAGLGLDLPWWVWSLAFLVIVHFSGQRNIAFSGAILGVCMLAEIIILLLLDVGIVAQGGPEGLSFSSFAPATVFTPALGVTLVFVVGSFIGFEATAIFGEEAEHPEKTIPRATYISVLLIAIFYAFSTWAITQYYGPSNVQEAAAGALDTFYFDAAANVLGGWSALTMNILLITSLFACVLSFHNTLNRYFFALGREGLAHSVLGKVHHIHGSPYVAGILQSAIAAIILAAFAVTGQDPFAVVFSYMSALAVLGILGVQVLVSVAIIMFFRKNRLGHGLWRTAVAPVLALVGLIGALVLVTSNLELLAGTSNIVVNSFPYLVVLTGIGGVLFALGIRKSDPERYEALGKVFEE, encoded by the coding sequence ATGTCTGTCGCATCCAGCGAGCCGACGCCTGACGGGCGCCTGGCCAGAAATTCCGTGGGCATTGCCCACATCGTCTTCTTCGTCGTAGCGGCCGCCGCGCCGCTGACCGCGGTCGTCGGCGCCACGCCGCCGGCCTTCGCCTTCGGCAACGGGGCGGGCGTTCCCGGGGCCTTCGTCCTTGCGGGCCTGCTCTATCTCGTCTTCTCGATGGGCTTCACGGCCATGAGTCGCCATATCGGCGGGGCAGGGGCGTTCTATACCTATATCACCCACGGCATCGGCAAGCCGGCGGGCGTCGGCGGCGCATTCATGGCGCTTTTGACCTACAGCGCCGTGCAGATCGCGGTTTACGGCCTGCTGGGGCTGTTCACAGAGGGCGCCGTCGCCGGTCTCGGCCTCGACCTGCCCTGGTGGGTCTGGTCGCTTGCCTTTCTCGTCATCGTGCACTTTTCCGGCCAGCGCAACATCGCCTTTTCCGGCGCGATCCTAGGCGTCTGCATGCTGGCGGAAATCATCATCCTGCTGCTGCTCGATGTCGGCATCGTCGCCCAGGGCGGTCCGGAAGGCTTGAGCTTTTCCTCCTTCGCGCCGGCGACGGTGTTCACCCCCGCCCTCGGCGTCACGCTGGTGTTCGTGGTGGGCTCGTTTATCGGCTTCGAGGCGACGGCGATCTTCGGCGAGGAAGCGGAGCATCCGGAAAAGACCATTCCGCGCGCGACCTATATCTCGGTCCTGCTGATCGCGATCTTCTATGCCTTCTCCACCTGGGCGATCACCCAGTATTACGGACCGTCCAACGTTCAGGAGGCAGCGGCCGGCGCGCTCGACACCTTCTATTTCGACGCTGCGGCGAATGTGCTGGGCGGCTGGTCGGCGCTCACCATGAACATTCTGCTGATCACCAGCCTGTTTGCCTGCGTCCTCTCGTTCCACAACACGCTGAACCGCTATTTCTTCGCGCTCGGCCGCGAGGGGCTGGCGCACAGCGTGCTTGGCAAGGTGCATCACATTCACGGTTCGCCCTATGTGGCCGGGATCCTGCAATCGGCGATCGCCGCGATCATTCTCGCGGCCTTCGCGGTCACCGGGCAGGATCCGTTCGCCGTGGTGTTTTCCTACATGTCGGCGCTGGCGGTGCTCGGCATTCTCGGCGTTCAGGTCCTGGTCAGCGTCGCGATCATCATGTTCTTCCGCAAGAACAGGCTCGGCCACGGGCTCTGGCGCACCGCGGTGGCGCCCGTGCTCGCACTCGTCGGGCTGATCGGCGCGCTGGTTCTGGTGACCTCCAATCTGGAGCTTCTGGCCGGAACGTCCAACATCGTCGTCAATTCCTTCCCCTATCTCGTCGTGCTGACCGGCATTGGCGGCGTCCTCTTCGCGCTCGGCATCCGCAAGTCCGATCCCGAGCGTTACGAGGCGCTCGGCAAGGTTTTCGAGGAATAG
- a CDS encoding TRAP transporter small permease subunit, translating to MTHMLDRIDRLVEAVGKLGALALPLLAITILVNVMLRYAFDIGMIELEELQWHFNAIAVMTALAWAYQTDDHVRVDAIYAGLSEKRRALVEICGVVFLLLPFAGLVAWNAWAIFSYSWQLREGSPMPSGLPARYIIKGFMLLGFVLLFLQGISIALRALLVLAGRAHVPSDHHYKGE from the coding sequence ATGACGCACATGCTCGACCGTATCGACCGGCTGGTGGAGGCCGTTGGCAAGCTCGGCGCGCTTGCCCTGCCGCTGCTGGCGATCACAATTCTCGTTAACGTCATGCTCAGATACGCCTTCGACATCGGCATGATCGAGCTTGAGGAACTGCAATGGCATTTCAACGCCATCGCGGTGATGACGGCGCTTGCCTGGGCCTATCAGACCGACGACCATGTTCGCGTGGACGCCATCTATGCCGGCCTTTCCGAGAAGCGACGCGCGCTCGTCGAGATATGCGGCGTGGTGTTTCTGCTTTTGCCCTTTGCCGGTCTCGTCGCCTGGAATGCCTGGGCAATCTTCTCCTATTCCTGGCAATTGCGTGAAGGTTCGCCCATGCCCTCCGGCCTGCCGGCCCGCTACATCATCAAGGGCTTCATGCTGCTCGGCTTCGTGCTGCTTTTCCTTCAGGGCATTTCCATTGCGCTGCGCGCCCTTCTCGTCCTTGCGGGCCGTGCACACGTGCCCAGCGATCATCACTACAAGGGCGAATAG
- the pcaD gene encoding 3-oxoadipate enol-lactonase yields MPHIDLPSHRLHYRIDGHAGPWLVFCNSLGADLTMWDAQAAGLRDRFRILRYDRRGHGGSGAPAGPYAMDDLGSDVLALMDALEIDRAHFCGLSIGGLTGQWLALNAPERFDRVALCATAARIGSAESWRDRIEAVRANGLASMTGATRERWFSPEFAARNPAAVDAILGRFAATDAEGYAGCCAALARADFRDALGDISNPVLAVAGADDAVCPPADLATIADTVRNGKLCVLPGRHIVNVESATAFDEALIAFLLRD; encoded by the coding sequence ATGCCCCATATCGATCTGCCCTCCCACCGCCTGCACTATCGCATCGACGGTCATGCAGGCCCCTGGCTGGTGTTCTGCAATTCCCTTGGCGCGGATCTGACGATGTGGGATGCGCAGGCGGCGGGCCTCAGGGACCGTTTCCGCATTCTGCGCTACGACCGGCGCGGTCATGGCGGATCGGGCGCACCGGCCGGTCCTTACGCGATGGACGATCTCGGGAGCGATGTGCTGGCGCTGATGGATGCGCTCGAGATCGACCGCGCGCATTTCTGCGGTCTTTCCATCGGCGGGCTGACCGGGCAATGGCTGGCGCTGAATGCGCCGGAGCGCTTCGACCGCGTGGCGCTATGCGCAACCGCCGCCCGGATCGGCAGCGCGGAGAGCTGGAGAGACCGCATCGAAGCCGTCCGGGCCAACGGCCTTGCCAGCATGACCGGGGCGACGAGGGAGCGCTGGTTCTCGCCGGAGTTTGCGGCACGGAACCCCGCCGCCGTCGATGCGATCCTCGGTCGGTTTGCCGCAACAGACGCCGAGGGCTATGCCGGCTGTTGCGCCGCGCTCGCGCGTGCTGATTTCAGGGATGCGCTGGGCGATATTTCCAATCCCGTTCTCGCCGTCGCAGGCGCCGATGACGCCGTCTGCCCGCCCGCGGATCTCGCAACGATCGCCGACACGGTGCGGAACGGAAAACTCTGCGTGCTGCCCGGCCGTCACATCGTGAACGTGGAATCGGCAACGGCGTTTGACGAGGCGCTCATCGCCTTCCTGCTGCGGGACTGA